From one Pseudomonas sp. S35 genomic stretch:
- a CDS encoding YhbY family RNA-binding protein — translation MPLTQEQKKQYKSIGHHLKPVLIVADNGLTEGVLAELERALGDHELIKIKVNILDREARLAAIAELCKVGKADLVQVIGKMALLYRKNFSANKQLSNVHRFK, via the coding sequence ATGCCGCTCACTCAAGAGCAGAAGAAACAGTACAAATCCATTGGCCACCATCTGAAACCAGTTCTGATTGTGGCAGACAACGGTCTGACTGAGGGTGTGTTAGCCGAACTTGAACGCGCATTGGGCGATCACGAACTGATCAAGATCAAGGTCAACATCCTTGACCGCGAAGCGCGCCTGGCTGCCATTGCAGAACTGTGCAAGGTAGGCAAAGCGGACCTGGTCCAGGTCATCGGCAAGATGGCGCTGCTGTATCGCAAGAACTTCAGTGCCAACAAGCAACTGTCGAACGTTCATCGCTTCAAATGA
- the dapB gene encoding 4-hydroxy-tetrahydrodipicolinate reductase has protein sequence MRRIAVMGAAGRMGKTLVEAVQQRSPASGLTAAIVRPGSTLIGADAGELASLGRIGVSLSGNLEQVADEFDVLIDFTLPEVMLKNLAFCRKAGKAMVIGTTGLTAEQKQLLVEAGKDIPVVFAANFSVGVNLSLKLLDMAARVLGDEADIEIVETHHRHKIDAPSGTALRMGEAIADALGRDLSKVAVYGREGHTGARARDTIGFATVRGGDVVGDHTVLFATEGERLEITHKASSRMTFAKGAVRAALWLEGREAGLYDMRDVLDLH, from the coding sequence ATGCGACGTATAGCCGTGATGGGCGCTGCCGGGCGCATGGGCAAGACGCTGGTCGAAGCGGTGCAGCAGCGTTCACCGGCCTCTGGGTTGACTGCGGCGATTGTTCGCCCGGGCAGCACATTGATTGGTGCGGATGCGGGTGAGTTGGCGTCCCTGGGGCGCATCGGTGTGTCGTTGTCAGGCAATCTGGAGCAGGTTGCTGACGAGTTCGACGTGCTGATCGATTTCACGTTGCCGGAAGTGATGCTGAAAAACCTCGCGTTCTGCCGCAAGGCGGGTAAGGCGATGGTCATTGGCACCACGGGTTTGACTGCCGAGCAGAAGCAGTTGCTGGTGGAGGCGGGCAAGGATATTCCTGTCGTCTTCGCGGCCAACTTCAGTGTCGGCGTGAACCTGTCGCTCAAATTGCTGGATATGGCGGCGCGCGTGCTGGGTGATGAGGCGGATATCGAGATTGTCGAAACGCATCACCGCCACAAGATCGATGCGCCGTCGGGTACCGCGCTGCGCATGGGCGAAGCTATTGCTGATGCACTGGGGCGTGACCTGTCCAAGGTGGCCGTATATGGCCGTGAAGGTCATACCGGTGCGCGTGCGCGTGACACCATTGGTTTTGCGACCGTTCGCGGTGGCGACGTGGTGGGTGACCACACTGTGTTGTTCGCTACCGAAGGTGAGCGCTTGGAAATTACGCACAAAGCGTCGAGCCGTATGACGTTTGCGAAGGGTGCGGTACGTGCTGCGCTTTGGTTGGAAGGTCGTGAAGCAGGCCTGTACGACATGCGCGATGTGCTGGATTTGCACTAA
- the carA gene encoding glutamine-hydrolyzing carbamoyl-phosphate synthase small subunit: MTKPAILALADGSIFRGEAIGADGQTVGEVVFNTAMTGYQEILTDPSYAQQIVTLTYPHIGNTGTTPQDIESDRVWSAGLVIRDLPLVASNWRNTMSLSDYLKANNVVAIAGIDTRRLTRILREKGSQNGCIMVGDNISEEAAIAAAQGFPGLKGMDLAKVVSTKEQYEWRSTVWDLKTDSHETIDAADLPYHVVAYDYGVKYNILRMLVERGCRVTVVPAQTPASDVLALQPDGVFLSNGPGDPEPCDYAIEAIKQVLETEIPVFGICLGHQLLALASGAKTLKMGHGHHGANHPVQDLDTGVVMITSQNHGFAVDEATLPGNVRAIHKSLFDGSLQGIERTDKSAFSFQGHPEASPGPNDVAPLFDRFINEMAKRR, encoded by the coding sequence TTGACTAAGCCAGCCATACTCGCCCTTGCTGATGGCAGCATTTTTCGCGGCGAAGCCATTGGAGCCGACGGTCAAACCGTTGGAGAGGTAGTGTTTAACACTGCCATGACCGGCTATCAGGAAATCCTTACCGATCCTTCCTACGCCCAACAGATCGTTACCCTGACCTATCCGCACATCGGCAACACCGGTACTACACCGCAAGACATCGAGTCTGATCGTGTGTGGTCGGCTGGCCTGGTTATTCGTGATCTGCCCCTGGTTGCGAGCAATTGGCGCAACACGATGTCGCTGTCCGATTACCTGAAAGCCAACAATGTTGTAGCGATCGCCGGTATCGATACGCGCCGCCTCACACGCATCCTGCGTGAAAAAGGCTCGCAGAACGGCTGCATCATGGTCGGTGACAATATTTCAGAAGAAGCGGCGATTGCTGCTGCGCAAGGCTTCCCTGGCCTGAAAGGCATGGACCTGGCGAAAGTCGTCAGCACCAAGGAGCAGTACGAGTGGCGCTCAACTGTCTGGGACTTGAAGACCGACAGTCACGAGACCATCGACGCGGCTGACCTGCCGTACCACGTGGTCGCGTACGACTACGGTGTGAAGTACAACATCCTGCGCATGCTGGTGGAGCGTGGCTGCCGCGTGACCGTGGTGCCTGCGCAAACCCCAGCCAGCGATGTACTGGCCCTGCAGCCGGATGGTGTGTTCCTGTCCAACGGCCCGGGCGACCCTGAGCCTTGCGACTACGCTATTGAGGCCATCAAGCAAGTGCTGGAGACCGAGATCCCGGTATTCGGTATTTGCCTGGGTCACCAACTGCTGGCCTTGGCCTCTGGCGCCAAGACCCTGAAAATGGGCCACGGCCACCACGGTGCCAACCACCCGGTACAAGACCTGGACACTGGCGTTGTAATGATCACCAGCCAGAACCACGGTTTTGCGGTAGATGAAGCGACCCTGCCGGGCAATGTCCGCGCAATTCACAAGTCGCTGTTCGACGGTTCCCTGCAAGGCATCGAGCGCACTGACAAGAGCGCGTTCAGCTTCCAGGGCCACCCTGAAGCCAGCCCGGGCCCGAACGACGTAGCGCCGCTGTTCGACCGTTTCATCAATGAGATGGCCAAGCGACGCTGA
- the rlmE gene encoding 23S rRNA (uridine(2552)-2'-O)-methyltransferase RlmE — protein MARSKTSLKWLQEHFNDPYVKKAQKDGYRSRASYKLLEIQDKDKLIRPGMSVIDLGAAPGGWSQVTSRLIGGQGRLIASDILEMDSIPDVTFVHGDFTQDSVLAEILEAVGNSQVDLVISDMAPNMSGLPAVDMPRAMFLCELALDLAGRVLRPGGDFLVKVFQGEGFDEYHKNIRKLFDKVQTRKPDSSRDRSREQYLLCRGFRGVEGAASEERF, from the coding sequence GTGGCCCGTTCCAAAACTAGCCTTAAGTGGCTGCAAGAGCATTTCAACGATCCTTACGTCAAAAAGGCGCAGAAGGACGGGTACCGTTCGCGGGCCAGTTACAAGCTCCTGGAGATCCAGGACAAGGACAAATTGATTCGTCCAGGCATGAGCGTTATTGATCTTGGCGCGGCCCCGGGTGGTTGGTCTCAAGTGACCAGTCGTCTGATTGGTGGCCAGGGCCGATTGATCGCGTCCGATATCCTTGAGATGGACAGCATCCCGGATGTGACCTTTGTGCACGGCGACTTCACCCAGGACTCGGTATTGGCCGAGATCCTGGAGGCTGTGGGAAATTCGCAGGTAGACCTTGTGATTTCCGACATGGCCCCCAATATGAGTGGATTACCGGCCGTTGATATGCCACGGGCCATGTTCCTCTGTGAATTGGCGCTGGATTTGGCGGGTCGGGTGTTGCGTCCGGGTGGTGATTTTCTGGTGAAAGTCTTCCAGGGCGAAGGTTTTGACGAGTACCACAAGAACATTCGCAAGCTGTTCGACAAGGTGCAGACGCGCAAACCCGACTCATCCCGGGACCGGTCTCGCGAGCAATACCTGTTGTGCCGCGGGTTCCGCGGGGTTGAAGGTGCGGCGAGCGAAGAGCGTTTTTGA
- a CDS encoding MFS transporter, producing MLWQLAQMLWVGGLWLLHIGVLPALGLIGLAPLLIDEIDGLLSALLVGFAAACVTIQALVLVKAEGLGSLWRDIRGQLLLMALYACAMYGIVHVWLPQALRWQLFSYLVLGFSGLVLVIQPAPGWSGGAREARP from the coding sequence ATGCTGTGGCAGCTTGCCCAGATGTTGTGGGTGGGCGGCCTGTGGCTGCTGCACATTGGTGTATTGCCGGCGCTGGGCCTGATTGGCCTGGCCCCGTTGTTGATCGATGAGATCGATGGATTACTGAGTGCGCTGCTGGTGGGTTTTGCGGCGGCGTGCGTGACGATCCAGGCATTGGTGCTGGTCAAGGCTGAAGGCTTGGGGAGTTTGTGGCGGGATATTCGCGGCCAACTGCTGTTGATGGCGCTGTATGCGTGTGCAATGTACGGCATTGTGCATGTTTGGCTGCCGCAAGCGTTGCGCTGGCAGTTGTTCAGCTATCTTGTGCTAGGGTTCTCCGGCCTGGTGCTGGTTATACAGCCTGCGCCAGGATGGAGTGGCGGGGCGCGCGAAGCACGCCCGTGA
- the carB gene encoding carbamoyl-phosphate synthase large subunit produces MPKRTDIKSILILGAGPIVIGQACEFDYSGAQACKALREEGYRVILVNSNPATIMTDPDMADATYIEPIKWQTVAKIIEKERPDALLPTMGGQTALNCALDLEREGVLEKFGVEMIGANADTIDKAEDRSRFDKAMKSIGLDCPRSGIAHSMEEANAVLEKLGFPCIIRPSFTMGGTGGGIAYNREEFEEICARGLDLSPTKELLIDESLIGWKEYEMEVVRDKKDNCIIVCSIENFDPMGVHTGDSITVAPAQTLTDKEYQIMRNASLAVLREIGVETGGSNVQFGICPDTGRMVVIEMNPRVSRSSALASKATGFPIARIAAKLAIGYTLDELQNEITGGATPASFEPSIDYVVTKLPRFAFEKFPKADARLTTQMKSVGEVMAIGRTFQESLQKALRGLEVGVCGLDEKLDLSNPESMSVLKRELTVPGAERIWYVADAFRAGMTVEDIFGMNMIDPWFLVQIEDLIKEEEKVKTLGLSSIDRDLMFRLKRKGFSDQRLAKLLGVTEKNLRTHRHKLDIFPVYKRVDTCAAEFATDTAYLYSTYEEECEAAPSGRDKIIILGGGPNRIGQGIEFDYCCVHAALALREDGYETIMVNCNPETVSTDYDTSDRLYFEPVTLEDVLEICRVEKPKGVIVQYGGQTPLKLARALEAAGVPIIGTSPDAIDRAEDRERFQQMVERLNLRQPPNATVRSEDEAIRAAAKIGYPLVVRPSYVLGGRAMEIVYEEEELKRYLRDAVKVSNDSPVLLDHFLNCAIEMDVDAVCDGTDVVIGAIMQHIEQAGVHSGDSACSLPPYSLPLHIQDEMREQVKKMALELGVVGLMNVQLALQGEDIYVIEVNPRASRTVPFVSKCIGVSLAMIAARVMAGKTLKEIGFTKEIIPNFYSVKEAVFPFAKFPGVDPILGPEMKSTGEVMGVGDTFGEAFAKAQMGASEVLPTGGTAFISVRDDDKPLVAGVARDLINLGFEVVATAGTAKLIEAAGLKVRRVNKVTEGRPHVVDMIKNDEVTLIINTTEGRQSIADSYSIRRNALQHKIYCTTTIAAGEAICEALKFGPEKTVRRLQDLHAGLKA; encoded by the coding sequence ATGCCAAAACGTACAGACATAAAAAGCATCCTGATTCTTGGCGCTGGCCCGATTGTGATCGGCCAGGCCTGCGAATTCGACTACTCCGGCGCCCAGGCCTGTAAAGCCCTGCGCGAAGAGGGCTACCGCGTCATCCTGGTGAACTCCAACCCGGCCACCATCATGACCGACCCGGACATGGCCGACGCCACCTACATCGAGCCGATCAAGTGGCAGACCGTTGCCAAGATCATCGAGAAAGAGCGTCCAGACGCGCTGTTGCCAACCATGGGCGGCCAAACTGCACTGAACTGCGCCCTGGACCTGGAGCGCGAAGGCGTCCTGGAAAAGTTCGGCGTAGAGATGATTGGCGCCAATGCCGACACCATCGACAAGGCTGAAGACCGTTCGCGTTTCGACAAGGCCATGAAGTCCATCGGTCTTGACTGCCCGCGCTCGGGTATCGCCCACAGCATGGAAGAGGCCAACGCGGTTCTCGAAAAGCTGGGTTTCCCGTGCATTATCCGTCCGTCCTTCACCATGGGCGGCACCGGTGGCGGTATCGCTTACAACCGTGAAGAGTTCGAAGAAATCTGCGCCCGTGGCCTGGACCTGTCGCCGACCAAAGAGCTGCTGATCGACGAATCCCTGATCGGCTGGAAAGAGTACGAGATGGAAGTTGTCCGCGACAAAAAGGACAACTGCATCATCGTCTGCTCGATCGAAAACTTCGACCCGATGGGCGTGCACACCGGTGACTCGATCACCGTTGCTCCGGCACAGACCCTGACGGACAAGGAATACCAGATCATGCGTAACGCCTCATTGGCGGTACTGCGTGAGATCGGCGTTGAAACCGGCGGTTCCAACGTTCAGTTCGGTATTTGCCCGGACACAGGCCGCATGGTCGTGATCGAGATGAACCCGCGTGTATCGCGTTCTTCGGCGCTGGCATCAAAAGCTACCGGCTTCCCGATTGCGCGCATCGCTGCCAAGCTGGCGATCGGTTACACCTTGGATGAGTTGCAAAACGAAATCACTGGCGGTGCTACGCCGGCGTCCTTCGAGCCGTCGATCGACTACGTCGTGACCAAGCTGCCGCGCTTTGCCTTCGAGAAGTTCCCGAAAGCCGACGCCCGCCTGACCACTCAGATGAAGTCGGTCGGTGAAGTTATGGCCATCGGCCGGACGTTCCAGGAATCCCTGCAAAAAGCCCTGCGTGGCCTGGAAGTGGGCGTTTGCGGCCTGGACGAGAAGCTCGACCTGAGCAATCCGGAAAGCATGAGCGTGCTCAAGCGCGAGCTGACCGTGCCGGGCGCCGAGCGTATCTGGTACGTGGCTGATGCGTTCCGCGCGGGCATGACCGTCGAAGACATCTTCGGCATGAACATGATCGATCCGTGGTTCCTGGTGCAGATCGAAGATCTGATCAAAGAAGAAGAGAAGGTCAAGACCCTGGGTCTTTCCTCTATCGACCGCGACCTGATGTTCCGCCTCAAGCGCAAAGGTTTCTCCGACCAGCGTCTGGCCAAGCTGCTGGGCGTGACCGAGAAGAACCTGCGCACGCATCGCCACAAGCTGGATATCTTCCCGGTCTACAAGCGCGTTGATACATGCGCCGCAGAGTTTGCCACTGATACCGCGTACCTGTACTCCACTTACGAGGAAGAGTGCGAAGCCGCGCCATCGGGCCGCGACAAGATCATCATCCTGGGCGGCGGTCCAAACCGCATCGGCCAGGGCATCGAGTTTGACTACTGCTGCGTACACGCCGCTCTCGCCCTGCGCGAAGACGGGTACGAAACCATCATGGTCAACTGCAACCCGGAAACTGTTTCCACTGACTACGACACTTCCGATCGCCTGTACTTCGAGCCGGTAACCCTGGAAGACGTACTGGAAATCTGCCGCGTCGAGAAGCCCAAAGGTGTCATCGTCCAATACGGCGGCCAAACCCCGCTGAAATTGGCGCGTGCCCTTGAAGCTGCCGGCGTGCCGATCATCGGCACCAGCCCGGATGCGATCGACCGCGCTGAAGACCGTGAGCGCTTCCAGCAAATGGTTGAGCGTCTGAACCTGCGTCAGCCGCCAAACGCCACCGTGCGCAGCGAAGACGAGGCCATCCGCGCCGCGGCCAAGATTGGCTACCCGTTGGTGGTGCGTCCGTCCTACGTGTTGGGCGGTCGTGCGATGGAAATCGTCTACGAGGAAGAAGAGCTTAAGCGTTACCTGCGTGACGCGGTGAAAGTGTCCAACGACAGCCCTGTGCTGCTGGACCACTTCCTCAACTGCGCCATCGAGATGGACGTGGATGCTGTTTGCGACGGTACCGACGTGGTGATCGGCGCGATCATGCAGCACATCGAGCAGGCCGGCGTTCACTCCGGTGACTCCGCGTGCTCGCTGCCGCCGTACTCGTTGCCCCTGCACATCCAGGACGAGATGCGCGAGCAGGTCAAGAAGATGGCCCTGGAGTTGGGCGTGGTCGGTCTGATGAACGTACAGCTTGCGCTGCAAGGCGAAGATATCTACGTCATCGAAGTGAACCCACGTGCTTCGCGTACCGTGCCATTTGTGTCCAAGTGCATCGGTGTGTCCCTGGCCATGATCGCTGCCCGCGTGATGGCCGGTAAGACCCTGAAGGAAATCGGCTTCACCAAGGAAATCATTCCGAACTTCTACAGCGTGAAAGAGGCGGTGTTCCCATTCGCCAAATTCCCTGGTGTGGACCCGATCCTGGGCCCAGAGATGAAGTCCACCGGTGAAGTGATGGGCGTGGGTGATACCTTCGGTGAGGCATTCGCCAAGGCCCAGATGGGTGCGAGCGAAGTGCTGCCTACCGGTGGTACCGCGTTTATCAGCGTGCGTGATGACGACAAGCCACTGGTTGCAGGCGTTGCCCGTGATCTGATCAACTTGGGCTTTGAAGTCGTGGCCACTGCCGGGACCGCCAAGCTGATCGAGGCTGCCGGCCTGAAAGTACGTCGCGTGAACAAGGTGACGGAAGGCCGTCCGCACGTGGTCGACATGATCAAGAATGACGAAGTCACCCTGATCATCAACACCACCGAAGGTCGCCAGTCGATCGCGGACTCTTACTCCATCCGTCGTAATGCCCTGCAGCACAAGATCTACTGCACCACCACCATTGCTGCTGGCGAAGCTATCTGTGAAGCGCTCAAGTTCGGTCCGGAAAAGACCGTGCGTCGCTTGCAGGATCTACACGCAGGATTGAAGGCATGA
- the greA gene encoding transcription elongation factor GreA has product MIKYPMTVQGAKALEEEHAHLTKVVRPKLSQDIGTARELGDLKENAEYHAAREQQGMVEARIRDIEGRIQNQVVIDVTSIPKTGKVIFGTTVEIANVETDESVVYHIVGEDEADFKLGKISVGSPLARALIAKEEGDVVAVKTPGGVIEYEIVEVRHV; this is encoded by the coding sequence ATGATCAAATACCCAATGACCGTCCAGGGCGCCAAGGCCCTGGAAGAGGAGCACGCCCATCTGACCAAGGTCGTACGTCCCAAGCTGAGCCAGGACATCGGTACGGCGCGGGAACTGGGTGATTTGAAGGAAAACGCTGAATACCATGCTGCCCGCGAGCAGCAAGGCATGGTGGAAGCGCGAATTCGTGACATTGAAGGCCGGATTCAGAATCAGGTGGTCATCGACGTCACGAGCATTCCGAAAACCGGCAAGGTGATTTTCGGCACGACAGTGGAAATCGCCAACGTCGAGACTGACGAAAGCGTTGTCTACCACATCGTTGGCGAAGACGAAGCGGACTTCAAGCTCGGTAAGATCTCCGTCGGTTCACCGCTGGCTCGCGCCTTGATTGCCAAGGAAGAGGGTGACGTGGTGGCGGTAAAAACACCTGGTGGCGTGATCGAGTACGAGATTGTTGAAGTTCGTCACGTCTGA
- the folP gene encoding dihydropteroate synthase, with translation MTFASSFTRLPCGNRVLDLSHTHVMGILNVTPDSFSDGGRFSQLDAALRHAEAMVSAGATLIDVGGESTRPGARVVSPLEELERVAPVVERIARELDVIISVDTSTPAVMRETARLGAGLINDVRSLQRDGALDAAAATGLPVCLMHMLGEPGNMQDSPHYDDLVGEVSGFLADRVARCAAAGIAAEKIILDPGFGFAKTLQHNLSLFKHMESLHALGRPLLVGVSRKSMIGLALNRPVGERLYGGLALAALAVAKGARILRVHDVAETVDVVRMIAAVESAE, from the coding sequence ATGACTTTTGCTTCGTCCTTCACCCGGTTGCCTTGCGGCAACCGGGTTCTTGATTTATCCCATACGCATGTCATGGGTATCCTCAACGTAACTCCCGACTCCTTTTCCGATGGTGGCCGTTTTAGCCAGCTTGATGCGGCGTTGCGTCATGCCGAGGCAATGGTCTCGGCGGGTGCAACGTTGATTGATGTGGGGGGGGAATCGACCCGGCCAGGTGCTCGCGTCGTTTCTCCTTTGGAAGAGTTGGAGCGGGTAGCGCCTGTCGTCGAGCGCATTGCTCGTGAGCTGGATGTGATCATCTCGGTTGATACGTCCACGCCTGCCGTGATGCGCGAGACTGCGCGTCTGGGAGCGGGGCTGATCAATGATGTGCGTTCCCTTCAGCGTGACGGTGCCCTGGATGCTGCCGCAGCTACTGGTTTGCCGGTGTGTCTGATGCACATGCTGGGTGAGCCCGGCAATATGCAGGACAGTCCGCACTACGATGACCTTGTTGGCGAAGTGAGCGGTTTTCTCGCTGACCGGGTTGCGCGGTGCGCCGCTGCCGGCATTGCTGCGGAAAAAATCATCCTTGATCCGGGATTTGGCTTCGCCAAGACCCTTCAGCACAATTTAAGCCTGTTCAAGCACATGGAGTCCCTGCACGCGCTTGGTCGGCCTCTTTTGGTCGGTGTCTCGCGCAAGAGCATGATAGGGCTGGCGTTGAATCGTCCGGTGGGTGAGCGGTTGTACGGTGGTCTTGCACTGGCAGCGCTTGCGGTGGCCAAGGGGGCGCGTATCTTGCGTGTTCATGATGTCGCCGAGACCGTGGATGTAGTGCGCATGATTGCCGCTGTAGAATCAGCCGAATAA
- the ftsH gene encoding ATP-dependent zinc metalloprotease FtsH, translating into MAKNLILWLIIAAVLVTVMNNFSSPNEPQTLNYSDFIQQVKDGKVERVTVDGAVITGKRNDGDGFKTIRPNIPDNGLIGDLVDNHVVVEGKQPEQQSIWTQLLVASFPILVIIAVFMFFMRQMQGGAGGKGGPMSFGKSKARLLSEDQVKTTLADVAGCDEAKEEVGELVEFLRDPGKFQRLGGRIPRGVLMVGPPGTGKTLLAKAIAGEAKVPFFTISGSDFVEMFVGVGASRVRDMFEQAKKHAPCIIFIDEIDAVGRHRGAGMGGGHDEREQTLNQLLVEMDGFEMNDGIIVIAATNRPDVLDPALLRPGRFDRQVVVGLPDIRGREQILKVHMRKVPMGDDVAPAVIARGTPGFSGADLANLVNEASLFAARTGKRIVEMKEFELAKDKIMMGAERKSMVMSEKEKQNTAYHEAGHAIVGRVVPEHDPVYKVSIIPRGRALGVTMFLPEEDRYSLSKRALISQICSLYGGRIAEEMTLGFDGVTTGASNDIMRASQIARNMVTKWGLSEKLGPLMYAEEEGEVFLGRGGGGQSASFSGETAKLIDSEVRSIIDQCYGTAKQILTDNRDKLDAMADALMKYETIDADQIDDIMAGRAPREPRDWEGGSGTSGTPPVVQNERPETPIGGPAADH; encoded by the coding sequence ATGGCAAAGAATCTGATCCTGTGGTTGATCATCGCGGCTGTCCTGGTGACGGTGATGAACAACTTCTCCAGCCCTAACGAGCCGCAGACCCTCAACTATTCCGACTTCATCCAGCAAGTTAAGGATGGCAAGGTCGAGCGCGTGACGGTTGATGGCGCTGTGATCACCGGCAAACGCAATGATGGCGATGGCTTCAAGACCATTCGCCCGAACATCCCGGACAATGGCCTGATCGGCGACCTGGTGGATAACCATGTGGTTGTCGAGGGCAAGCAGCCTGAGCAACAGAGCATCTGGACTCAGTTGCTGGTCGCGAGCTTCCCGATCCTGGTGATTATCGCCGTGTTCATGTTCTTCATGCGCCAGATGCAAGGTGGCGCGGGGGGCAAGGGCGGGCCTATGAGCTTTGGCAAGAGCAAGGCGCGCCTGCTGTCCGAAGATCAGGTAAAGACCACGCTGGCTGACGTTGCTGGTTGTGACGAGGCCAAGGAAGAAGTCGGCGAACTGGTCGAGTTCCTGCGCGATCCAGGCAAGTTTCAGCGTTTGGGCGGCCGCATTCCTCGCGGCGTGCTGATGGTAGGCCCTCCGGGTACCGGTAAGACCTTGCTGGCCAAGGCTATCGCCGGTGAAGCCAAAGTGCCCTTCTTCACCATTTCGGGTTCCGACTTCGTTGAAATGTTCGTCGGCGTCGGCGCCAGCCGTGTTCGCGATATGTTTGAACAGGCCAAGAAACATGCGCCATGCATCATCTTTATCGATGAAATCGATGCCGTTGGTCGCCATCGTGGTGCAGGCATGGGTGGTGGTCATGATGAGCGTGAGCAGACCCTCAACCAGTTGCTGGTTGAGATGGATGGCTTTGAAATGAATGACGGCATCATTGTCATCGCGGCCACCAACCGGCCGGATGTGTTGGACCCAGCGCTGTTGCGTCCGGGGCGTTTCGACCGTCAGGTTGTAGTAGGGCTGCCGGACATTCGTGGGCGCGAGCAGATCCTCAAGGTGCATATGCGTAAAGTGCCAATGGGTGACGATGTTGCTCCGGCGGTGATCGCTCGTGGTACCCCGGGCTTCTCGGGTGCGGACTTGGCCAACCTGGTGAACGAGGCGTCGCTGTTCGCTGCCCGTACTGGCAAGCGCATCGTTGAAATGAAAGAGTTCGAACTGGCAAAAGACAAGATCATGATGGGTGCAGAGCGCAAATCCATGGTCATGTCCGAAAAAGAGAAGCAGAACACGGCTTACCACGAAGCTGGCCACGCCATTGTGGGGCGCGTTGTGCCTGAGCACGACCCGGTCTACAAAGTGTCGATCATTCCTCGTGGTCGGGCGCTGGGCGTCACTATGTTCCTGCCTGAAGAGGATCGCTACAGCCTGTCCAAGCGTGCACTGATCAGCCAGATCTGCTCGCTGTACGGCGGCCGTATTGCTGAAGAGATGACCCTGGGCTTCGATGGTGTCACTACCGGCGCCTCTAACGACATCATGCGTGCCAGTCAGATCGCACGGAACATGGTGACCAAGTGGGGTCTGTCGGAAAAGCTGGGTCCTTTGATGTATGCCGAGGAAGAAGGTGAAGTATTCCTGGGGCGCGGTGGCGGTGGTCAAAGCGCGAGCTTCTCTGGTGAGACAGCCAAGCTGATCGACTCCGAGGTGCGTAGCATCATTGATCAGTGCTACGGCACCGCTAAGCAGATCCTCACGGATAACCGCGACAAGCTGGACGCAATGGCCGATGCACTGATGAAGTACGAGACCATTGATGCTGACCAAATCGACGACATCATGGCCGGTCGCGCACCGCGTGAGCCTCGCGATTGGGAAGGTGGTTCGGGCACTTCTGGCACTCCGCCAGTTGTTCAGAACGAGCGCCCTGAAACCCCGATCGGTGGCCCGGCAGCTGACCATTAA